Proteins from one Chitinophaga oryzae genomic window:
- a CDS encoding GntR family transcriptional regulator, which translates to MKAPRLIDLIVIDEYSATPKYLQLANSILKGLENGQIQPADVLPSINELSFELDISRDTAEKGYRYLKKAGVLGSVPGKGYFIPDSEVPAIPRIFLLFNKLSAHKKIVYDAFMAALGNQVVVDFYIYNNDYTLFKKLLTNKREDYSYYVIIPHFTERGEKAHAIINTLPKDKLVILDKKVDGITGDFGAVYENFEEDIYNALREARPALSKYHTLKIIFPDDCYIPSELLTGFTRFCQDYAFSYKILHDAADEPIDAGEVYITLMEDDLVKLIERINALSLTVGEQVGVISYNETPLKRIILNGITTISTDFQKMGELAARVVLERSVAHMEVPFRLRLRASL; encoded by the coding sequence ATGAAAGCACCAAGACTAATAGACCTGATTGTGATAGATGAGTACTCGGCCACACCGAAATACCTGCAGCTGGCCAACTCTATCCTGAAAGGGCTGGAGAACGGGCAGATCCAACCTGCAGACGTGTTGCCTTCTATCAATGAACTGAGCTTTGAACTCGACATCTCACGGGATACGGCGGAGAAAGGATACCGCTATCTTAAAAAAGCCGGCGTGCTGGGCTCTGTGCCCGGTAAAGGATATTTTATCCCGGATAGTGAAGTGCCCGCCATCCCGCGTATATTCCTGCTGTTCAATAAACTGAGCGCACACAAAAAAATTGTGTACGATGCGTTTATGGCAGCGCTCGGAAACCAGGTGGTAGTGGACTTTTATATTTACAACAATGACTACACGTTGTTTAAAAAGCTGCTGACCAATAAAAGGGAAGATTATTCTTATTATGTCATCATCCCCCATTTTACAGAAAGAGGGGAGAAGGCGCACGCGATCATCAACACATTACCCAAAGACAAACTGGTGATCCTGGATAAAAAAGTAGATGGCATCACCGGCGATTTTGGCGCGGTGTATGAAAATTTTGAAGAAGATATCTATAATGCCCTGCGGGAGGCGCGTCCGGCGTTAAGCAAATATCATACGCTGAAGATCATCTTCCCGGATGATTGTTATATCCCGTCGGAACTGCTGACCGGCTTTACCCGCTTTTGCCAGGATTACGCCTTCTCTTACAAGATCCTGCACGACGCTGCCGACGAACCAATTGATGCGGGTGAAGTGTATATAACACTGATGGAAGACGACCTGGTAAAGCTGATAGAAAGGATCAATGCCTTATCGTTGACCGTAGGTGAACAGGTGGGCGTTATTTCCTACAACGAAACACCGCTGAAAAGAATCATCCTGAATGGCATCACCACTATCTCCACTGATTTCCAGAAGATGGGAGAACTGGCTGCCCGCGTGGTGCTGGAACGTTCGGTGGCGCATATGGAAGTGCCTTTCCGGCTCCGTTTAAGGGCTTCTCTATGA
- a CDS encoding FGGY-family carbohydrate kinase — MPVPVIAVFDIGKTNKKLLLLNEQYHIVFEQQTCMQETTDDTGDPCEDLPLLINNMRQQLAAVLTMTDVEIKAVNVSAYGASLVYIDENGEPAGPLYNYLKPYPEELSARFYSSSGHREQFSHQTASPALGSLNAGLQLYRVKHQLPSLYNRTRYVLHLPQFLSYLFSHEPFSEMTSIGCHTGLWDFAGQQYHPWVSREGWLGKLPPIAPTHHTTQVQLGDKTVQAGIGIHDSSAALVPYLLQFREPFILLSTGTWCISMNPFNHEPLTTEELQQDCLCYLRYDGRPVKSSRLFAGHAHEMAVQQIAAFFGEDPQHFKELPYDPQIAARLASSPEFSILALSRYENSSTAYHHLVLSLVKQQYHATRLVMGHTAVRRLFVDGGFARNNIYMHLLAKAFPEMEVYAATVSQASAVGAALVIHDSWNTGPVPVHLVQLKRYAETL, encoded by the coding sequence ATGCCCGTTCCCGTTATAGCTGTTTTTGATATAGGCAAAACGAATAAAAAACTGTTGCTGCTCAATGAACAATACCATATTGTCTTTGAGCAGCAAACCTGTATGCAGGAGACTACCGATGATACAGGCGATCCCTGCGAAGACCTGCCGCTGCTGATAAATAATATGCGTCAACAGCTGGCTGCTGTGCTGACGATGACGGACGTTGAAATAAAAGCCGTCAATGTGTCCGCCTATGGCGCCAGTCTTGTATATATCGATGAAAATGGCGAGCCCGCCGGCCCGCTGTACAATTACCTGAAGCCATACCCGGAAGAGCTGTCGGCCCGCTTCTACAGCTCCTCCGGCCACCGGGAGCAGTTCTCCCACCAGACAGCCTCGCCGGCCCTCGGCAGCCTCAATGCCGGTCTGCAGCTCTATCGCGTAAAGCACCAGTTGCCCTCACTGTATAACCGTACCCGTTATGTGCTGCATCTGCCGCAGTTCCTGAGCTACCTGTTTTCCCACGAGCCGTTTTCGGAGATGACCAGCATAGGTTGCCATACCGGTCTCTGGGACTTTGCCGGACAACAGTATCATCCGTGGGTAAGCCGGGAAGGGTGGCTCGGCAAGTTGCCGCCGATAGCGCCCACCCATCACACTACGCAGGTACAGCTGGGGGATAAAACCGTACAGGCAGGCATCGGCATACATGACAGCTCCGCTGCACTGGTCCCTTACCTGCTGCAGTTCCGGGAGCCTTTTATATTGCTGTCTACCGGCACCTGGTGCATCAGTATGAATCCGTTTAACCACGAACCGCTCACCACGGAAGAGCTGCAGCAGGACTGTCTGTGTTATCTCCGTTATGACGGCCGCCCGGTGAAGTCGTCGCGTTTGTTTGCCGGGCATGCCCACGAAATGGCGGTGCAGCAGATCGCGGCATTTTTCGGGGAAGACCCGCAGCATTTTAAAGAACTGCCGTACGATCCGCAGATAGCCGCACGGTTAGCATCCTCACCGGAATTTAGTATTTTGGCGCTGTCGCGTTATGAAAACAGCAGCACCGCCTATCACCACCTGGTCCTATCGCTGGTGAAACAGCAATACCACGCCACGCGGTTGGTGATGGGCCATACGGCGGTGCGGCGGCTGTTCGTGGACGGCGGCTTTGCCCGTAATAACATCTACATGCACCTCCTGGCCAAAGCCTTCCCGGAGATGGAAGTGTACGCCGCCACAGTATCCCAGGCCTCCGCTGTGGGCGCCGCGCTGGTGATACACGACAGCTGGAATACCGGACCGGTGCCCGTTCACCTGGTACAACTGAAACGCTACGCCGAAACTTTGTAA
- a CDS encoding TIM barrel protein, with translation MQIDQHRITACNEPLTAAHQRRLQFLRQEIPHTEEIIGKLTAFQVAIPSWALGTGGTRFGRFPGGGEPRSLEEKLEDIGLLHALNRGSGAVSLHIPWDIPSNAAHIRAVASQLGLQFDAMNSNTFQDQPGQEHSYKFGSLSHTDKATRQQAIAHNLEVMHYGRELGSKALTIWLSDGSCFPGQLNFRRAFDHALESFGEIYHALPDDWKLFIEYKAFEPNFYSTTVGDWGQSLLYASRLGPKAFTLVDLGHHLPNANIEQIVALLLREGKLGGFHFNDSKYGDDDLTVGCIRPYQLFLIFNELIDGMDARHMEHATGLGWMIDASHNVKDPLEDLLQSVEAIRIAYAQALLVDRDRLTAAQNNNDTVLAQEILQHAFRTDVRPLIAEARLRTGGALDPLAVFRKEKVRDQLVGERGKTTIATGL, from the coding sequence ATGCAGATAGACCAACATCGGATCACGGCCTGTAACGAGCCCCTCACGGCGGCGCACCAACGCCGGCTTCAATTTCTCCGGCAGGAAATACCACATACGGAAGAGATCATCGGTAAACTGACCGCTTTCCAGGTAGCTATCCCCAGCTGGGCGCTGGGCACCGGCGGCACCCGCTTCGGCCGCTTCCCCGGCGGCGGGGAGCCCCGCTCGCTGGAAGAAAAACTGGAAGACATCGGCCTCCTGCACGCGCTCAACCGCGGCAGCGGCGCGGTATCCCTGCATATCCCCTGGGACATTCCCTCCAATGCGGCACATATACGCGCCGTAGCCTCCCAGCTGGGACTGCAGTTCGATGCCATGAATTCCAATACCTTCCAGGACCAGCCCGGCCAGGAACACAGCTATAAATTCGGCTCTCTCTCCCATACGGACAAGGCTACACGTCAACAGGCGATAGCCCATAACCTGGAAGTAATGCATTATGGCCGGGAACTGGGCTCCAAAGCACTCACCATCTGGCTGAGCGATGGCTCCTGCTTCCCCGGCCAGCTGAATTTCCGCCGCGCTTTCGACCATGCGCTGGAAAGCTTTGGCGAAATTTACCACGCATTGCCGGATGACTGGAAACTATTCATCGAATACAAAGCTTTTGAACCTAACTTTTATTCCACTACCGTGGGCGACTGGGGCCAGTCGCTGCTGTATGCTTCCAGGCTGGGGCCTAAAGCCTTTACCCTCGTAGACCTGGGGCATCATCTGCCCAACGCCAACATCGAACAGATCGTAGCGCTGCTGCTCCGCGAAGGCAAACTGGGCGGCTTCCATTTCAACGATTCCAAATATGGGGACGACGACCTTACCGTTGGCTGCATCCGCCCTTATCAGCTGTTTCTCATCTTCAACGAACTGATAGACGGTATGGACGCCCGCCACATGGAACACGCCACCGGCCTGGGCTGGATGATCGATGCCAGTCATAATGTGAAAGACCCGCTGGAAGACCTGCTGCAATCCGTGGAGGCCATCCGCATCGCTTATGCACAGGCGCTGCTGGTAGACCGCGACCGGCTCACGGCCGCACAAAACAACAACGATACCGTACTGGCGCAGGAAATACTGCAACATGCTTTCCGTACGGATGTGCGCCCCCTCATAGCAGAAGCCCGCCTCCGCACCGGTGGCGCGCTGGACCCGCTGGCGGTTTTCAGAAAAGAAAAAGTACGCGATCAGCTGGTCGGTGAGAGAGGTAAAACCACCATCGCTACCGGGCTGTAA
- a CDS encoding bifunctional aldolase/short-chain dehydrogenase, with translation MSLERTQFKNVSYLWDEATAAAMAGDEVALLIYRSNLLGADLRLTNYGGGNTSCKAVVPDPLTGSKTEVMWVKGSGGDLGTLKRNGLAALYTDRLRNLENVYRGIAFEDEMVELFNLCLYDPASRPPSIDTPLHAFLPFKHIDHLHPDAVIAIAAAKNGQQITQELFGGAIGWVPWQRPGFDLGLQLRKCLHDNPGIRGIILGSHGLFTWGDTAYECYLNTLEVIDKAADYIDAKVAQQPAVFGGRAIPELPAEQRHSQAAALAPVLRGFASSYQSMVGHFTDAPDVMEFINAKDLHRLAPMGTSCPDHFLRTKISPLVLDLAPEEDLHDLPAIKNRIAPLFEAYRRMYAEYYQQCKHDNSPAMRDPNPVVILWPGVGMFSFAKDKQTARVAAEFYINAIHVMRGSEAISEYISLPRQEAFNIEYWLLEEAKLQRMPKPKALSGRVALVTGSAGGIGKAIARKFVAEGAVVVISDNDEARLQNAGREFEQQVGKDAFAAALLDVTRPATIHQAFAQAALSFGGVDLIVNCAGLSISKPLEAHTEADWDLLYDVLVKGQFLVTQAGVEVMRKQQLGGDVINIVSKNALMSGPDNAAYGSAKAAQLHLSRLNAAELGKDRIRVNVVNPDAVISDSKIWEGAWAEGRAKAYGITVAELPAFYAKRTLLNEIILPEDIANACFALAGGLLHKSTGNVLNVDGGIAAAFVR, from the coding sequence ATGTCGCTGGAAAGAACACAGTTTAAAAATGTCAGTTATTTATGGGATGAAGCTACAGCGGCGGCTATGGCCGGCGATGAGGTAGCGCTGCTGATATACCGCTCCAATCTGCTGGGCGCCGATCTGCGCCTCACCAATTACGGCGGCGGCAACACTTCCTGTAAAGCCGTGGTGCCGGACCCGCTCACCGGCAGCAAAACGGAAGTCATGTGGGTGAAGGGCTCCGGCGGCGACCTCGGCACCCTGAAACGCAACGGCCTCGCGGCGTTATATACTGACCGCCTCCGCAACCTGGAGAACGTATACCGCGGCATCGCCTTTGAAGACGAGATGGTGGAGCTGTTCAACCTCTGTTTGTATGATCCTGCCTCCCGGCCTCCATCCATCGATACCCCGCTGCATGCGTTCCTGCCCTTCAAACATATCGACCACCTGCACCCCGATGCGGTGATTGCGATCGCTGCCGCGAAAAACGGGCAACAGATCACGCAGGAACTGTTCGGAGGCGCCATCGGATGGGTGCCCTGGCAGCGCCCTGGCTTCGACCTGGGACTGCAGCTACGGAAATGCCTGCACGACAACCCGGGGATCCGGGGCATCATTCTCGGCTCCCACGGCCTCTTTACCTGGGGCGATACGGCGTATGAATGTTACCTGAACACACTGGAGGTGATCGACAAAGCGGCGGATTATATCGATGCGAAAGTAGCGCAGCAACCTGCCGTATTCGGTGGCCGCGCGATACCGGAACTGCCGGCGGAACAACGCCACAGCCAGGCCGCCGCACTGGCTCCGGTATTGAGAGGCTTCGCGTCTTCTTACCAGTCGATGGTCGGCCATTTTACGGACGCGCCGGACGTGATGGAATTCATCAACGCGAAAGACCTGCACCGCCTGGCGCCCATGGGCACCAGTTGCCCCGACCATTTCCTGCGGACGAAAATCTCCCCCCTCGTGCTGGACCTCGCCCCGGAGGAGGACCTCCATGACCTGCCGGCCATAAAGAACAGGATAGCTCCCCTGTTTGAAGCCTACCGTCGCATGTACGCGGAATATTATCAGCAGTGCAAACATGATAACAGCCCCGCTATGCGCGATCCCAACCCGGTCGTGATACTGTGGCCCGGCGTCGGCATGTTCTCCTTCGCCAAAGACAAACAGACAGCCCGCGTGGCCGCTGAATTTTATATCAACGCTATCCATGTAATGCGTGGATCTGAAGCAATTTCTGAGTATATTTCGTTACCAAGGCAGGAAGCTTTCAATATAGAATACTGGTTGCTGGAAGAAGCCAAACTGCAACGGATGCCGAAGCCCAAAGCGCTCAGCGGCCGTGTGGCTCTGGTGACCGGCAGCGCCGGCGGCATCGGTAAAGCCATCGCCCGCAAGTTTGTGGCGGAAGGCGCCGTGGTAGTGATCAGCGATAACGATGAAGCCCGCCTGCAGAACGCAGGCCGCGAATTTGAACAGCAGGTCGGTAAAGACGCATTTGCGGCCGCACTGCTCGACGTTACCCGCCCGGCCACCATCCATCAGGCTTTCGCTCAGGCGGCCCTCAGCTTCGGCGGGGTAGACCTGATCGTAAACTGCGCAGGCCTCTCTATCTCCAAACCGCTGGAAGCCCATACGGAGGCGGACTGGGACCTACTCTACGACGTGCTCGTAAAAGGACAGTTCCTCGTTACCCAGGCAGGCGTGGAAGTGATGAGAAAACAACAGCTCGGCGGCGACGTGATCAACATCGTCAGCAAAAACGCCCTCATGAGCGGCCCGGATAATGCCGCCTATGGCTCGGCTAAAGCAGCGCAACTGCACCTTAGCAGGCTCAACGCAGCAGAACTGGGGAAAGATCGTATACGCGTCAACGTTGTCAACCCGGATGCGGTCATCTCCGATAGTAAAATATGGGAAGGCGCCTGGGCGGAAGGCCGCGCCAAAGCATACGGCATCACCGTAGCCGAACTGCCCGCCTTCTATGCCAAACGTACCCTGCTGAATGAGATCATCCTGCCGGAAGATATCGCCAACGCGTGCTTCGCCCTGGCCGGAGGCCTCCTTCACAAGTCCACCGGCAACGTACTCAACGTGGATGGCGGTATCGCCGCCGCTTTTGTCAGATAA
- the rhaT gene encoding L-rhamnose/proton symporter RhaT, giving the protein MAVIAGIIFHFIGGFASGSFYMPFKKVKGWQWESYWLAGGLFSWLIAPPLAAWLTLPGFAELIAQASWSTLGATYMFGLLWGIGGLTYGLGIRYLGMSLGNSVMLGCCSLFGALVPAIYYNIAPAAGKTSLSDMIGSTWGQVVLAGMLVCLVGICICGKAGMMKEKELPEEEKKKAVAEFNVIKGLIVGVISGILSSCFVYGIEAGKSMAEMAVARGLEPLYQNNVTYVVLLWGGLTTNLVWCLLLNVRNRSYKDYTDKKTPLAANYFFSALAGVTWFLQFFFYGMGESKLGNGASSWILHMAFIILIANLWGLVLKEWKGVSTKAKATIIAGNLTILLSVLIVGYGNSLK; this is encoded by the coding sequence ATGGCTGTAATCGCAGGTATTATATTCCACTTCATAGGCGGCTTCGCCTCGGGCAGTTTCTACATGCCCTTCAAGAAAGTAAAAGGCTGGCAATGGGAATCGTATTGGCTCGCCGGCGGCCTGTTCTCCTGGCTGATAGCACCCCCGTTAGCGGCATGGCTCACCCTGCCGGGGTTCGCTGAACTGATAGCGCAGGCGTCCTGGAGCACACTGGGAGCCACCTATATGTTCGGGCTCCTCTGGGGCATCGGCGGCCTCACCTATGGGCTGGGCATCCGTTACCTGGGCATGTCGCTCGGTAACTCGGTGATGCTGGGCTGCTGCTCGCTGTTCGGCGCACTGGTGCCGGCAATATACTATAACATAGCGCCTGCGGCCGGGAAAACATCGTTGTCGGACATGATCGGCAGTACCTGGGGGCAGGTGGTATTGGCAGGCATGCTGGTATGCCTCGTGGGCATCTGTATCTGCGGCAAAGCAGGCATGATGAAGGAAAAGGAACTGCCGGAAGAAGAAAAGAAAAAAGCGGTGGCAGAGTTTAATGTGATAAAGGGACTGATAGTAGGCGTCATCTCGGGCATTCTCAGTTCCTGCTTTGTATACGGCATAGAGGCGGGAAAGAGCATGGCGGAGATGGCGGTGGCACGCGGACTTGAACCTTTATACCAGAACAACGTTACCTATGTGGTGCTCCTTTGGGGCGGCCTTACCACCAACCTGGTATGGTGCCTGCTGCTGAATGTACGCAACCGCTCCTATAAGGATTATACGGATAAAAAGACCCCGCTGGCGGCCAACTACTTTTTCTCTGCGCTGGCGGGGGTGACCTGGTTCCTGCAGTTTTTCTTTTATGGCATGGGTGAAAGCAAACTGGGCAACGGCGCCAGCTCCTGGATACTGCACATGGCTTTTATCATCCTGATCGCTAACCTGTGGGGACTGGTACTGAAAGAGTGGAAAGGCGTCAGCACAAAAGCCAAAGCTACCATCATCGCCGGTAATCTCACTATCCTCCTTTCTGTATTAATCGTTGGTTACGGAAATTCTCTTAAATAA